One genomic segment of Candidatus Coatesbacteria bacterium includes these proteins:
- a CDS encoding TonB family protein yields the protein MRNGAEGSQALSFILALVLLTAIGAAADEDELVRPAIPSPTMAGTVSQASDPQPIGGLPNPTYPEAAKAEGWAGACKVQLKISAEGEILEITLFESSGREDADAAALEAAAATEWKPGTDSAGKPITQHVTVTFTFDPGD from the coding sequence ATGCGAAACGGGGCCGAGGGAAGTCAAGCCCTGTCGTTCATCCTGGCCCTGGTCCTGCTGACGGCGATCGGCGCCGCGGCCGACGAGGACGAACTCGTCCGCCCGGCGATTCCATCGCCGACGATGGCCGGGACGGTCAGCCAGGCCTCCGATCCGCAACCCATCGGGGGATTGCCCAACCCCACCTATCCTGAGGCCGCCAAAGCCGAAGGCTGGGCGGGCGCCTGCAAGGTCCAGCTCAAGATCTCCGCCGAGGGCGAGATCCTCGAGATCACCCTCTTCGAGAGCTCGGGCCGCGAAGACGCCGACGCCGCCGCCCTCGAGGCTGCGGCCGCCACGGAGTGGAAGCCGGGCACCGACAGCGCCGGCAAACCGATCACCCAGCACGTCACCGTGACCTTCACCTTCGACCCGGGCGACTAA
- a CDS encoding TonB family protein: MDVRIGQGLIFVLVMVTAASAGECLSDPGVDFSGREQLLNDREPELANLPPEPGYPASAEDGWTGRCLVGVFVAANGEVMQVRIIESSGNDEADTAALEAARETEWKPAVEDNAFVGKEVELPFTFNP, from the coding sequence ATGGATGTCCGTATTGGCCAGGGTCTTATTTTTGTGCTAGTTATGGTTACGGCTGCCTCGGCCGGGGAGTGCCTCTCCGATCCCGGCGTGGACTTCAGCGGGCGGGAACAGCTCCTCAACGACCGGGAGCCCGAACTCGCCAACCTCCCCCCCGAACCCGGGTATCCGGCATCGGCGGAAGACGGCTGGACCGGACGCTGTCTCGTCGGCGTTTTCGTCGCCGCCAACGGCGAGGTCATGCAGGTGCGGATCATCGAGAGCTCGGGCAACGACGAAGCCGACACCGCCGCCCTCGAAGCCGCCCGGGAGACCGAATGGAAGCCCGCCGTCGAGGACAACGCCTTCGTCGGCAAGGAGGTCGAGCTGCCCTTCACCTTCAACCCCTGA
- a CDS encoding heterodisulfide reductase subunit B — MKLAYYPGCTGAGTSREFEKSTRLVLERLGVELEEVPEWICCGASPAHQHSKLLAAALNVYNMARAAEIGDRVFTTCAMCYSQLARVNHLRSSEPELFARAARAAEVDYDGDVRVVHLLEVLAEFGDDKLRERVTKPLEGLKVACYYGCLLTRPAEYARAGGDTENPRSMDALVAALGAEPVDWTHRTECCGASFTFSREDVVNRLSGKVLRAARRADADCIAVACPMCQLNLDLHQRGAARELELEQRFKLPVVFVTQLIGLAFGFSGRELELNRHYTKTKPVLKKLG, encoded by the coding sequence CTCGAGCGCCTGGGCGTCGAGCTCGAGGAGGTTCCGGAGTGGATCTGCTGCGGCGCCTCGCCGGCCCACCAACACTCCAAGCTGCTGGCGGCCGCGCTCAACGTCTACAACATGGCCCGGGCCGCCGAGATCGGCGACCGCGTCTTCACCACCTGCGCCATGTGCTACAGCCAGTTGGCCCGGGTCAACCACCTGCGCAGTAGCGAGCCCGAGCTGTTCGCCCGGGCCGCCCGGGCCGCCGAGGTCGACTACGACGGCGACGTCCGCGTCGTCCATCTGCTGGAGGTCCTGGCCGAGTTCGGCGACGATAAGCTGCGCGAGCGGGTGACCAAACCCCTCGAGGGGCTCAAGGTCGCCTGCTACTACGGCTGTCTGCTGACCCGGCCGGCCGAGTACGCCCGCGCCGGCGGCGACACCGAGAACCCGCGCTCGATGGACGCCCTCGTCGCCGCCCTCGGCGCCGAGCCCGTCGATTGGACCCACCGCACCGAATGCTGCGGCGCCTCCTTCACCTTCAGCCGCGAGGACGTGGTCAACCGCCTGTCCGGCAAGGTGCTGCGCGCCGCCCGTCGCGCCGACGCCGACTGTATCGCCGTGGCCTGTCCGATGTGCCAGCTCAACCTCGACCTGCACCAGCGCGGCGCCGCCCGGGAGCTCGAGCTCGAGCAACGCTTCAAACTGCCCGTGGTCTTCGTCACCCAGCTCATCGGCCTGGCCTTCGGCTTCAGCGGCCGAGAACTGGAGCTCAACCGCCACTACACCAAGACCAAGCCCGTGCTGAAGAAACTGGGCTAG